Proteins from one Terriglobus tenax genomic window:
- a CDS encoding DUF4007 family protein, producing the protein MPSFELAGHSFSFSGHETFVFRYPWVKKGADAVRKDPKIFTRDDAIVTLGVGKNMVRSIRHWGLATGVLEEEPRSRGTALRVSEYGLFLLGDEAKAGADPYLEDPSSLWQLHWNLVSNRERSTTWQWAFNRFPSNEFTREGLIQSIVDECHRLNVAPPSDGTLRRDVEVFIRTYVGSRATKTATIEDSLACPLTELGLMDEMAGTELYRIRRGPKSTLSNEVFAYCLLQFWNATAPGLTSLAFGEIAYAQNSPGVIFKLDENSLVERLEQLQFVTKGLLGYAEGAGLKQVYRKEGLINPLNWLRSHYEETLPIGVGI; encoded by the coding sequence ATGCCTTCCTTCGAACTCGCCGGCCATTCCTTTTCCTTTTCGGGGCACGAGACCTTCGTGTTTCGCTACCCGTGGGTTAAAAAAGGCGCCGATGCGGTCCGTAAGGATCCGAAGATATTCACGCGCGACGATGCCATCGTGACTCTGGGTGTTGGGAAAAACATGGTGAGATCCATCAGGCATTGGGGACTTGCCACCGGTGTTCTGGAAGAAGAACCAAGAAGCCGCGGAACCGCTTTACGTGTATCAGAGTACGGGCTGTTTCTTCTGGGAGATGAAGCGAAGGCGGGAGCTGATCCATATCTGGAAGACCCTAGTTCTTTATGGCAGCTCCATTGGAATTTGGTTTCGAATCGTGAACGAAGCACGACTTGGCAATGGGCATTCAACCGGTTTCCGTCGAACGAGTTCACTCGGGAGGGGTTGATACAAAGCATCGTCGACGAATGCCATCGCCTAAATGTCGCTCCCCCAAGCGATGGGACGCTCCGCCGCGACGTTGAGGTTTTCATACGAACTTATGTCGGAAGCCGAGCAACGAAGACAGCGACGATCGAAGATTCGCTCGCGTGCCCCCTTACGGAACTTGGTTTGATGGATGAGATGGCGGGTACAGAGCTCTACCGAATCCGACGGGGCCCGAAGAGCACTCTTTCAAACGAGGTTTTTGCTTACTGCCTGCTGCAATTTTGGAATGCCACTGCTCCAGGGCTGACTAGCCTCGCTTTCGGCGAAATTGCATATGCCCAAAACAGTCCGGGAGTGATCTTCAAACTGGACGAGAACAGTCTTGTGGAACGCCTTGAGCAGCTGCAATTTGTGACAAAGGGCTTACTTGGTTACGCGGAAGGAGCGGGTCTCAAGCAGGTCTATCGGAAAGAAGGATTGATCAATCCACTGAATTGGCTAAGGTCTCATTACGAAGAGACTCTCCCGATAGGAGTTGGAATCTGA
- a CDS encoding DNA polymerase III subunit alpha, giving the protein MTDRYVELHAASAFSFLEGGSQPEALAERAFALEMPAMALTDRNGFYGSARFHKIATENKIMAHVGAEVSLTGLGHRLAPPMWMPHQHLAEPARLSLLCETREGYQNLCQLITRFKMREATKQEGSARLAEIEDYSRGVICLTGGDEGPLAAALMRGGESAGREVVERLVGIFGPKNVYVELQRHRERAEEWRNQAAIRIAQSLRLPLLATNGVRYATKYDREIADLFTAVRNHTRLDDAGRLLALNNQRHLRPASQMAALFRDVPGAIENTLELSSRLQFQLSDLGYEFPRYPVPDGETMDSFLEKRVAEGVARRYGQKRDAGLLERAKSQVAHELKLIAKLGFAGYFLIVWDIVEFCKKHGILIQGRGSAANSAVCYALEITAIDPVGMELLFERFLSESRGEWPDIDLDLPSEEKREQAIQYVYQRYGELGAAMTANVITYRGKSAAREVGKALGFDPESLQRLSGLVANYEWQGPNDTMARSFQNAGFDVRHPRIAKYLELCMRVQDLPRHLGQHSGGMVICQGQLNKVVPLERSSMVGRTVVQWDKEDCANLGIIKVDLLGLGMMAVLKDCLTLIPQHYGEPIDLAQLPEDDEVYRTLQRADTIGMFQVESRAQMASLPRNRPEKFYDLVVQVAIIRPGPIVGKMMHPYMRRRQKQEEVTYPHPSLEQALKRTLGVPLFQEQLLRMAMVVANFTGSEAEELRRAVGMRRSWERMKNLEGRLRAGMTTNGLDDATQETIIQNISSFALYGFPESHAASFALIAYASAYVKVKYLAAFTCAMLNNQPMGFYSPSVIIEDARRHGLRVKPIDVQVSGWSCSIEHEADHTLSLRLGLGYVRGLRKNCAELVVASRAHSNFSSVDDLVLRVPQLNRKELSLLASVGALNSLNGVTHRRDALWQVERAGKPEGPLLMQQSQWLREETSDSPLRAMTPEERLVTDYAVSSVTTGPHPMSFRRQELQRKGYLRATDLVHRPDGTYVKVAGLAIVKQRPGTASGVVFLSVADETGVFNVFVAPEFFERHRREISKARFIAVEGPLQKQGPVIHVMASSFQELSNESAAGPLQVISHDFH; this is encoded by the coding sequence ATGACTGATCGCTATGTTGAACTCCATGCGGCAAGCGCCTTCTCATTCTTGGAAGGTGGGTCTCAACCCGAAGCTCTCGCGGAACGAGCGTTCGCGCTCGAGATGCCCGCCATGGCCCTCACGGATCGGAACGGTTTCTATGGCTCCGCGCGGTTTCACAAGATCGCCACCGAAAACAAGATCATGGCGCATGTTGGAGCCGAGGTTTCCCTTACAGGCTTAGGCCATCGACTTGCGCCGCCGATGTGGATGCCTCATCAACATCTCGCCGAGCCTGCTCGTCTTTCACTGCTCTGTGAAACACGAGAGGGATACCAGAACCTCTGCCAACTCATCACGCGGTTCAAAATGCGGGAGGCGACAAAGCAAGAGGGATCGGCCAGGCTGGCAGAGATCGAGGATTACAGCCGTGGGGTCATTTGCCTCACCGGAGGCGATGAGGGACCGTTGGCAGCGGCACTCATGCGCGGCGGCGAATCGGCAGGCCGCGAAGTCGTCGAACGACTCGTCGGGATCTTCGGGCCAAAGAACGTCTATGTCGAACTGCAACGTCACCGCGAACGCGCGGAAGAGTGGCGGAATCAGGCTGCGATCCGTATCGCTCAATCGCTACGGTTGCCGCTGTTGGCGACGAACGGAGTGCGCTACGCCACGAAGTATGACCGGGAGATCGCCGACCTGTTCACTGCTGTACGAAACCATACCCGCCTTGATGATGCTGGACGTCTGCTTGCCTTGAACAATCAGCGGCATCTCCGTCCCGCCAGCCAGATGGCGGCGCTCTTTCGGGACGTGCCGGGAGCAATCGAGAACACGCTCGAACTCTCATCCCGGCTGCAATTCCAACTGTCCGATCTGGGGTACGAATTCCCACGGTATCCCGTACCCGATGGCGAAACGATGGACAGCTTTCTGGAGAAGCGCGTCGCAGAAGGCGTGGCACGGCGCTATGGACAGAAGCGCGATGCCGGACTCCTCGAACGAGCCAAGAGCCAAGTAGCCCACGAACTCAAACTCATTGCCAAGCTCGGCTTCGCTGGCTACTTCCTCATCGTGTGGGACATCGTTGAATTCTGTAAGAAGCACGGCATCCTTATCCAAGGTCGCGGAAGCGCGGCGAACTCTGCGGTCTGCTATGCGCTGGAGATCACCGCGATCGATCCGGTTGGCATGGAACTTCTGTTCGAACGATTCCTTTCGGAGAGCCGTGGTGAGTGGCCCGACATCGATTTGGACCTTCCTTCCGAAGAGAAGCGCGAGCAAGCAATCCAGTACGTGTACCAGCGGTACGGCGAACTGGGAGCGGCGATGACGGCAAACGTCATCACTTACCGAGGCAAGTCGGCAGCACGTGAGGTAGGCAAGGCGCTCGGATTCGATCCCGAATCACTGCAACGCCTCTCTGGGCTCGTTGCGAATTACGAATGGCAAGGACCGAACGATACGATGGCCCGTTCTTTTCAGAACGCAGGCTTCGACGTGCGGCATCCACGCATCGCGAAATACCTCGAACTCTGCATGCGCGTGCAAGATCTCCCGCGTCACCTTGGGCAACACTCCGGCGGCATGGTGATCTGCCAAGGGCAACTGAATAAGGTCGTTCCTCTGGAGCGGTCATCGATGGTGGGCCGTACCGTTGTCCAGTGGGACAAGGAAGACTGCGCGAATCTCGGCATCATCAAGGTCGATCTCCTCGGCCTGGGCATGATGGCGGTACTCAAAGACTGCCTGACGCTGATTCCACAGCACTATGGTGAGCCCATCGACTTGGCCCAACTCCCTGAGGACGATGAAGTCTATCGGACCCTCCAGCGTGCGGACACCATCGGGATGTTCCAGGTCGAAAGCAGGGCGCAGATGGCATCCTTGCCCCGAAATCGGCCGGAGAAGTTCTACGACCTGGTCGTCCAAGTGGCGATCATTCGGCCGGGACCGATTGTTGGCAAGATGATGCACCCCTACATGCGTCGCCGGCAGAAGCAGGAAGAGGTCACCTACCCCCATCCGTCATTGGAGCAGGCTCTCAAGCGAACACTCGGCGTTCCGCTCTTCCAAGAGCAGTTGCTGCGCATGGCGATGGTGGTTGCCAACTTCACAGGCTCGGAGGCGGAAGAGCTTCGTCGCGCCGTCGGCATGCGACGCTCCTGGGAGCGGATGAAGAATCTGGAAGGGCGTCTTCGTGCCGGTATGACAACGAACGGACTGGATGATGCAACGCAGGAAACGATCATTCAGAACATCAGTTCGTTCGCTCTGTACGGTTTCCCGGAGAGTCATGCGGCTAGCTTTGCGCTCATCGCCTATGCGTCCGCTTACGTGAAGGTGAAGTATCTTGCTGCGTTCACTTGCGCGATGCTCAATAACCAACCAATGGGCTTCTACAGCCCGTCGGTCATCATCGAAGATGCAAGGCGACATGGGTTGCGGGTCAAACCTATCGATGTTCAGGTCTCCGGCTGGTCCTGCTCGATTGAGCATGAAGCAGATCACACGTTATCGCTGCGACTGGGCCTCGGCTATGTGCGAGGACTGCGCAAAAACTGCGCTGAACTCGTCGTCGCATCCCGCGCTCACAGTAACTTCAGTTCCGTCGATGACCTCGTGTTGCGCGTGCCGCAGCTCAATCGAAAGGAGTTGTCGCTTCTTGCGAGCGTCGGCGCGTTGAATAGCCTGAACGGTGTGACGCATCGCCGGGACGCGCTCTGGCAAGTTGAGCGTGCCGGTAAGCCGGAAGGGCCGCTGCTGATGCAGCAAAGTCAGTGGCTACGAGAAGAGACATCGGACTCACCGCTCCGAGCAATGACGCCTGAGGAAAGACTCGTCACAGACTATGCCGTAAGCAGTGTTACGACCGGGCCCCATCCAATGTCGTTCCGGCGACAAGAACTCCAACGGAAGGGGTATCTGCGTGCGACTGATCTCGTGCACCGTCCTGACGGTACCTATGTGAAGGTAGCGGGCCTTGCGATCGTGAAACAGCGCCCTGGCACGGCATCCGGAGTCGTCTTTCTCTCCGTAGCCGACGAAACCGGAGTGTTCAACGTCTTCGTGGCACCCGAGTTTTTCGAAAGGCATCGGCGGGAGATTTCGAAGGCGAGATTCATCGCCGTCGAAGGGCCGCTGCAAAAGCAAGGGCCAGTGATCCACGTAATGGCGAGTTCATTTCAAGAGCTCTCTAACGAGAGTGCGGCAGGCCCTCTTCAGGTGATATCTCATGACTTCCACTAA
- a CDS encoding SIR2 family NAD-dependent protein deacylase yields the protein MIHDKKAEDYRKLLANSGKYLMIASGLKEDLGPYFDEFITNTFIEPKPKPTALHDALLTLDKLQFALTTNYDTIIERSFRTRDPDVPVCTFRDVGEVQRRLSKREFFILKAHGDAARSGNGIILTDGDYRNILYGQRAYQSLLSAMFTMFTIIFVGASMTDPEVNLLLGYIADSFSPGSGPTHYALMAAEDTTEVERERWLKDLNVQLVPVSKADDYAEVTEFLLALATS from the coding sequence GTGATTCACGACAAAAAAGCCGAGGATTACCGAAAGTTACTTGCCAATTCCGGTAAGTACCTCATGATCGCCTCTGGACTCAAAGAAGATTTAGGTCCTTACTTCGATGAATTCATTACCAATACGTTCATCGAACCGAAGCCGAAACCCACAGCGCTGCATGATGCGTTACTTACGTTAGACAAGCTTCAATTCGCGTTGACCACCAACTACGACACAATCATCGAGCGCTCATTCCGCACGAGGGATCCAGATGTACCGGTCTGCACATTTCGGGACGTGGGCGAAGTTCAGCGCCGTCTGTCGAAACGAGAATTCTTCATTCTGAAGGCTCATGGCGATGCGGCGCGTTCCGGCAACGGCATCATTCTGACCGATGGAGATTACCGAAACATCCTGTACGGACAGAGGGCATATCAAAGCCTGCTTTCGGCTATGTTCACGATGTTTACGATTATTTTTGTAGGAGCTTCCATGACGGACCCTGAGGTCAATCTCCTTCTTGGATACATCGCCGACTCATTCTCCCCCGGTTCGGGGCCCACGCATTACGCCCTGATGGCCGCTGAAGATACGACTGAGGTAGAGCGCGAGCGTTGGCTAAAGGACCTCAATGTGCAGCTTGTTCCGGTCAGCAAAGCGGACGACTATGCTGAGGTGACCGAGTTTCTTTTGGCACTTGCGACATCCTGA
- a CDS encoding ribbon-helix-helix domain-containing protein produces the protein MRTLTAAKRNGKPYTLYLSDELSSALASASERRKIDKSVIVRIAIEKLLNELESGQLQLPLGIQ, from the coding sequence GTGCGAACGCTTACAGCAGCCAAACGGAATGGCAAGCCGTACACCCTCTACCTGTCTGACGAGTTGAGCTCCGCACTCGCTTCTGCTTCCGAGCGGCGGAAGATCGACAAGTCCGTGATCGTGCGCATTGCGATCGAGAAGTTGCTCAATGAATTGGAAAGCGGTCAGCTTCAGTTGCCGCTGGGAATACAGTAG
- a CDS encoding DUF262 domain-containing protein, which translates to MKIKQQSWPISKIKTEQQSINLNPIWQRGPTWRAPRQVLLIDSILRGMDIPKVYLRRLTGVGAHKFDAVDGQQRLRAIWLFGNDDLRLEYEEVLSPIDGHPVQNLVYSELHKDLRDRFDNFEVSVAEIQQGSNDDITGLFARLQMGMPLNPAELRNAILSPIRHLVSAIATSHAFFIDSRIPEARYKRQDYASHAFAMAAYEGTKDIKAPDLKAMLREYDHTRADEALELSARVGDALNTLHEVNTIVDSRITQKWIFVDLGWLIMQRQAAGATVDATKLAACYEAFESRRRQFNSEPEALIRGRRPNAALDRHLYQYINAFRSQGGLKENLKIRNAALRAHCPDIDGRSK; encoded by the coding sequence ATGAAAATCAAACAACAATCCTGGCCTATCAGCAAGATCAAGACGGAGCAGCAGTCGATCAACCTCAACCCCATCTGGCAGCGGGGTCCAACCTGGAGGGCGCCTCGGCAGGTACTTCTGATCGACTCCATTCTGCGAGGAATGGATATACCGAAGGTATATCTACGCCGACTCACCGGAGTCGGCGCACATAAGTTCGATGCAGTCGATGGGCAGCAGCGCCTTCGCGCTATCTGGTTATTCGGAAACGACGATCTGCGCCTTGAGTATGAAGAGGTCTTATCACCAATCGATGGGCATCCCGTGCAGAATCTTGTGTATTCTGAGCTGCACAAAGACTTAAGGGATCGATTCGATAACTTCGAAGTCAGCGTGGCCGAGATACAACAAGGTTCGAACGACGACATAACAGGTTTGTTTGCGCGGCTTCAGATGGGTATGCCGCTGAACCCAGCAGAGTTGCGGAATGCTATTCTGTCGCCAATTCGGCATCTCGTCTCCGCGATTGCGACGTCTCACGCATTCTTTATTGATTCGCGCATCCCAGAGGCGAGATACAAACGGCAGGATTACGCCTCACACGCTTTTGCGATGGCCGCTTACGAGGGCACAAAGGACATCAAAGCGCCGGATCTCAAGGCGATGCTGCGGGAATATGACCACACGAGGGCGGACGAAGCACTAGAGCTCTCTGCCAGGGTAGGGGACGCGCTAAATACGCTTCATGAAGTCAACACGATTGTGGATTCGAGAATTACTCAAAAATGGATCTTCGTGGATCTTGGGTGGTTGATCATGCAGAGACAGGCCGCTGGTGCGACGGTCGACGCAACGAAGCTGGCGGCGTGCTACGAGGCATTTGAAAGCAGGCGTAGACAGTTCAATAGTGAACCAGAGGCCCTCATTCGAGGTCGCCGCCCGAACGCTGCCTTGGATCGCCACCTCTACCAGTACATCAACGCCTTTCGTTCACAGGGCGGCCTGAAGGAGAATCTCAAGATACGAAATGCAGCTTTGCGCGCACACTGCCCAGACATTGACGGGAGGTCCAAGTGA
- a CDS encoding DUF262 domain-containing protein, protein MISPAQKIFEADSESFYDFVSKNGRGLYIPPYQREYAWDKDNVERLIDDTVQGLSALLKRPDESITFIGTIIAMNDVKKSTINPLVRNQIYSQVMTIIDGQQRLTTLLMLVLSLLVEMETQWAELNRAKACPNEETKFWLETRVNDMRGLLSQMLSERQNNGEGAYRYFPKMIRAFKDTWSYEADKASYQSPIAWLLFEYVQLMNRPDAPWGKFLNELKKSQDAVSEEGPGRRHALKMMKVLQTQLKALPTNDEFPALLKIAREPAQQEALFGEEFPDAMRIALESILAKQEHGLMLDERGDLELQVEDTKHKKWWEAATELLSLLVFSRFALYRITLVVVKATTEDFAFDVFEALNTTGQPLTAIETFTPKVVQTVGLASYNASEEKKLLDKASSYLRKVTKAEERQKRSAELIVAFALAEKGEKRSKNLAEQRRFMRDTFETCKDKSEKQAFIRHLADLAGFLDSVWSDSGVYPHIGNVKIGDPAALCIQFLVDLNHTITAPLLAQYAAEVTATLGDPERNEIALSEFESVVKAVTAFTVLWRASRTTTDRIDQVYRNLMSQGDPTRGVGGLARGLRDGKPLPDSKTVKEILMSRLQADRADGGAGIANKQEWVDKVVTQPLYEVNETLARFLLFIAFHDSVDAEEGLLVNGKEGSHPTLTFERWAGDRYSSVEHIAPQSKSKDWSAALYENDEIDRLGNLTLLPLSANQSVSDRPWNHKKLLFCALAAATPEEAQTFLAELQSNGVNVSEVAKAIHSGQFLPHLKALTKVTKVWDSDMVEARGRTLAELAWKRLSSWLPLVG, encoded by the coding sequence GTGATCAGTCCAGCCCAGAAAATCTTTGAGGCCGACTCAGAAAGTTTTTACGACTTCGTGTCGAAGAACGGAAGAGGTCTTTATATTCCGCCGTATCAGCGCGAATACGCCTGGGATAAGGATAACGTCGAGCGCTTGATTGACGACACAGTGCAGGGGTTGAGCGCGCTTCTAAAGCGACCAGACGAGTCGATAACGTTTATCGGTACGATAATCGCGATGAACGATGTGAAGAAAAGCACGATCAATCCGCTTGTGCGAAACCAGATCTACAGCCAAGTCATGACCATCATCGATGGTCAGCAACGCCTTACTACACTTCTGATGCTTGTTCTATCACTGCTCGTCGAAATGGAGACGCAGTGGGCCGAGTTGAATCGGGCGAAGGCGTGTCCCAACGAGGAAACGAAATTCTGGCTAGAAACACGCGTGAACGATATGCGTGGTCTTCTCTCGCAGATGCTTTCGGAGCGACAGAACAACGGCGAAGGTGCATACCGCTATTTCCCAAAGATGATACGTGCGTTTAAGGACACTTGGTCATACGAAGCAGATAAAGCTTCGTATCAGTCGCCGATTGCGTGGCTACTCTTTGAATACGTTCAGCTGATGAACCGCCCTGACGCTCCTTGGGGAAAATTTCTAAACGAGCTCAAAAAGTCCCAAGATGCAGTGTCAGAAGAGGGGCCAGGGCGCAGGCACGCATTGAAGATGATGAAGGTTTTACAAACTCAACTAAAAGCGCTTCCAACAAACGACGAGTTTCCGGCGCTACTGAAGATTGCGCGCGAGCCAGCTCAGCAGGAAGCTCTATTTGGTGAGGAATTCCCCGATGCCATGCGGATTGCTCTTGAATCGATTCTGGCTAAACAAGAACACGGTCTGATGCTCGACGAGCGTGGCGACCTTGAGCTACAGGTCGAAGATACGAAACATAAGAAGTGGTGGGAAGCTGCAACAGAGCTCCTGTCGCTGTTGGTCTTTTCTAGATTTGCCTTGTACCGCATCACACTGGTTGTAGTGAAGGCCACTACAGAGGACTTCGCTTTCGATGTCTTCGAGGCCCTGAACACCACTGGGCAGCCCCTTACTGCGATCGAAACATTCACTCCAAAAGTGGTGCAGACGGTCGGTTTAGCCAGTTACAACGCGTCCGAAGAGAAGAAACTTCTTGACAAGGCTTCATCCTACCTTCGAAAAGTCACAAAGGCGGAGGAGCGGCAAAAACGATCCGCGGAGTTGATCGTCGCGTTTGCCCTCGCAGAAAAGGGCGAGAAACGATCGAAAAATCTGGCTGAACAGCGTCGCTTCATGAGAGACACCTTCGAAACATGCAAGGACAAGTCTGAGAAGCAGGCTTTTATTCGACATCTTGCAGATTTGGCTGGTTTTCTTGACAGCGTCTGGTCCGACAGTGGGGTGTATCCTCATATCGGAAATGTGAAGATCGGGGATCCTGCGGCCCTGTGCATTCAATTCCTCGTCGATCTAAACCACACGATCACGGCCCCCCTTCTCGCTCAATATGCTGCGGAGGTCACAGCCACACTAGGTGACCCGGAGCGTAACGAGATCGCCCTGTCAGAATTTGAGAGCGTGGTGAAGGCTGTTACCGCGTTCACTGTTTTGTGGCGAGCTTCTCGCACGACGACGGATCGAATTGACCAGGTTTATCGAAATCTGATGAGTCAGGGCGACCCCACCAGGGGTGTTGGGGGACTCGCTAGGGGACTTCGAGATGGCAAGCCCCTGCCCGATTCTAAGACGGTCAAGGAAATCTTAATGTCCCGCCTACAGGCGGATCGAGCAGACGGAGGCGCTGGTATAGCCAATAAACAGGAGTGGGTGGACAAGGTCGTCACGCAACCCCTGTACGAGGTTAACGAGACGCTTGCCAGGTTTCTATTGTTCATTGCGTTTCATGACTCTGTTGACGCGGAGGAAGGTTTGCTGGTGAATGGAAAGGAAGGCAGTCACCCCACGCTGACTTTCGAACGCTGGGCTGGCGACCGCTACTCTTCTGTCGAACACATTGCCCCGCAATCTAAGTCGAAGGACTGGTCTGCCGCTCTCTACGAGAACGACGAGATTGACCGACTTGGAAACCTCACCCTCTTGCCCTTAAGTGCAAACCAGTCCGTGAGCGATCGTCCGTGGAATCACAAGAAGCTGTTGTTCTGCGCGTTAGCTGCCGCCACTCCTGAAGAGGCACAGACCTTCTTGGCCGAGCTTCAGTCTAACGGAGTCAATGTTTCTGAAGTCGCGAAGGCCATACACTCGGGACAGTTTTTGCCTCATTTGAAGGCATTGACCAAAGTCACGAAAGTTTGGGATTCGGACATGGTCGAAGCTCGTGGTCGTACGTTGGCCGAGCTTGCATGGAAGCGCCTATCGTCTTGGCTGCCACTAGTTGGTTGA
- a CDS encoding DNA polymerase Y family protein, which yields MKKLPELYACIYAREFPAQSLLRLRPEVQDKPAVVLQGEAPAQTVCALNTRARLQGLRRGMTKVEVDTFESVAVLERSLRTEDAVRKILLECAGHFSPRIEDRSIDGVFVCVLDASGTESLFGPPLMLAKQLRQRVRAVGITAFVTISANLHTSICLARGMTGGTPLQVVRRGEEAKALATLPIAVLDMTEAQEETFRVWGIRSVGALSALPEKSLISRLGQDGKRLLQLARGERPHLLQPMDVPFVLAEQIELDFPLDDLESLLFGLATMLEQLILRAKSRVYALASVTITLHLDGGGSHERTVNPRVPTNDKQLWLKLLHLDLQGYPPSASILAVHLHAEPGATSKVQLGLFSPQLPEPGRLDVTLARIAAIVGDGNVGQAVLDDTRRASDFHVERFAIPSSEPVSANTASRLCLRVLRPAERTTVAMRSGRPCAIYFRSRQYAVEQVYGPWLSGGDWWNEAIWGNEQWDVVARAKDRAFLACRLARDFIQNDWHVAGLYD from the coding sequence ATGAAGAAACTGCCCGAGCTTTATGCCTGCATCTACGCCCGGGAGTTTCCTGCGCAGTCACTCCTGCGCTTGCGTCCAGAGGTGCAGGATAAACCTGCTGTCGTCCTTCAAGGCGAAGCGCCCGCGCAGACAGTGTGTGCTCTGAACACGCGAGCGCGTTTGCAGGGACTGCGTCGTGGCATGACCAAGGTTGAGGTCGACACCTTCGAAAGCGTTGCCGTCCTCGAACGCTCCTTGCGAACCGAAGACGCGGTGCGCAAGATTCTCCTGGAGTGTGCGGGGCATTTCTCGCCACGAATCGAAGATCGCAGTATTGATGGCGTCTTTGTCTGTGTGCTGGATGCGTCCGGCACGGAGAGCTTGTTTGGCCCCCCGCTCATGCTGGCGAAGCAACTTAGGCAGCGCGTACGTGCAGTCGGGATCACGGCCTTTGTGACGATCAGCGCCAACCTGCACACGTCGATCTGCCTGGCCAGAGGAATGACGGGCGGAACTCCGCTGCAGGTCGTACGTCGAGGCGAGGAGGCCAAGGCTCTGGCTACATTGCCGATTGCCGTGCTCGACATGACGGAAGCTCAAGAAGAGACCTTTCGCGTGTGGGGCATCCGGTCGGTCGGAGCACTCTCAGCGCTACCTGAGAAGTCGTTGATCTCGCGTCTAGGGCAGGATGGCAAACGTCTGCTCCAACTGGCACGCGGCGAGCGGCCTCACCTCCTGCAGCCGATGGATGTGCCTTTTGTACTGGCGGAACAGATCGAGCTCGATTTCCCGCTCGATGATCTGGAGTCGTTGCTCTTCGGTCTTGCAACGATGCTGGAGCAGTTGATTCTGCGCGCTAAGTCTCGCGTGTACGCTCTCGCCTCGGTCACGATTACTTTGCACCTGGATGGTGGCGGCTCGCACGAGCGGACAGTCAATCCGCGGGTTCCGACGAACGACAAGCAGCTCTGGTTGAAGCTGCTTCATCTTGATCTCCAAGGCTATCCTCCGTCTGCTTCAATCCTCGCGGTCCATCTCCATGCCGAACCGGGTGCCACCAGCAAGGTCCAGTTGGGTCTCTTCTCGCCACAGTTGCCGGAGCCAGGCCGGCTCGATGTCACGTTGGCCCGCATCGCGGCCATCGTCGGGGATGGCAACGTCGGCCAAGCAGTGCTCGACGACACGCGCCGGGCTAGCGACTTCCATGTCGAACGGTTCGCGATTCCATCCTCGGAGCCTGTCTCAGCCAACACGGCTTCGCGGCTCTGCCTGCGTGTGTTGCGCCCGGCTGAGAGAACGACCGTGGCAATGCGCTCTGGGCGTCCGTGTGCGATCTATTTCCGCTCGCGACAGTATGCCGTTGAACAGGTGTATGGACCCTGGCTGAGCGGTGGTGATTGGTGGAACGAAGCCATCTGGGGCAACGAGCAGTGGGATGTCGTGGCTCGCGCGAAAGACAGGGCGTTCCTGGCATGCCGGTTGGCGCGCGACTTCATTCAAAACGATTGGCACGTTGCAGGTCTTTATGACTGA
- a CDS encoding phosphoadenosine phosphosulfate reductase family protein, with the protein MANTEKRHVLGISGGKDSSALAIYMRDKVPQMEYFFCDTGKELKETYEYIDKLEVYLGKPIARLLPERDFDHWLQIFGNYLPSSRMRWCTRKLKIEPFENFVGQDSVISYVGIRADEDREGYISTKPNIEAVFPFREDNLRINDIYRILEDSGVGIPKYYEWRSRSGCYFCFFQRKAEWAGLLERHPDAFAEAMEYEKLDTITGQRFTWNQRESLEELSRPDRLQEIWEKHEKALANAPKTRPGDSLFTILSSTFDEEDDTEPCTICSL; encoded by the coding sequence ATGGCAAACACTGAGAAACGGCACGTTCTGGGTATCTCCGGCGGCAAAGATTCATCGGCGTTGGCGATCTATATGCGGGACAAAGTTCCACAAATGGAGTACTTCTTCTGCGATACGGGAAAGGAGCTCAAGGAGACCTATGAGTACATCGACAAGCTAGAGGTCTATCTTGGGAAACCGATTGCGAGGTTGCTTCCAGAGAGAGACTTCGATCACTGGTTACAAATTTTCGGCAACTACCTTCCTTCGTCACGCATGCGTTGGTGCACACGCAAGCTCAAGATTGAGCCGTTCGAGAACTTTGTTGGCCAAGATTCGGTAATTAGCTATGTGGGGATCAGGGCTGACGAGGATCGCGAAGGCTACATCTCCACGAAGCCGAACATTGAAGCCGTATTCCCGTTTCGCGAGGACAATCTACGAATCAACGATATCTATCGCATCCTTGAAGACAGCGGAGTAGGCATCCCAAAGTACTACGAATGGCGCAGCCGGTCAGGCTGCTATTTCTGTTTTTTCCAGAGAAAGGCGGAATGGGCGGGGCTCTTGGAGCGCCATCCAGATGCGTTCGCGGAAGCGATGGAATATGAAAAGCTTGACACTATAACTGGTCAACGTTTCACGTGGAATCAGCGCGAGAGTCTAGAGGAATTGTCACGCCCCGACCGTCTCCAGGAAATTTGGGAAAAGCATGAGAAGGCACTTGCAAATGCTCCCAAGACAAGACCCGGGGACAGTTTGTTCACTATACTCAGTTCGACCTTTGATGAAGAGGACGACACGGAGCCCTGCACTATCTGCAGCCTTTAG